The Primulina tabacum isolate GXHZ01 chromosome 10, ASM2559414v2, whole genome shotgun sequence region AGATAATCAAGAAATTAATTAACATCCAAAgttaaaaaacaaatatatgaATCATGGCTATATGTGCTCTTATATTGAGTATTTTTTCCATGTATCATATTTCTTAATAATAACTTAATAAATAAAaccaatattttattttaggtccaacttaatttatattttctCAAGATAACTGAATTACATAACTGAATATGCTAAATATCATAACTCAATGAGTTTCATAATCAAAACCAAATGTATATAcaaaaattctttttaaaaccaATATCATCATTAATTATCATATGATCCTTAAACATATTAATTTGCATCTCTCTAGGTCAAAttatcattaattaattaataatgtgTTCATTGACAACTTTATTTTGGTTATTACATTCTCCAACGGATCATGGCTTATACTGCCGCTTTAGTCACTGATAGGATCGGTTCGGGCACctttgaaggtgcttcaaaaacaatattctcaattagctgcaatagctcgtgttctaagaatgtaaacaccgatgaattatgatcgagcaaaacttggaCTGTGCAaaccttaataaaaatatgattttgtatgctcaaaaattaatcgcaagtgcacgatgtcaaataatagtataatgtacgtgagtacgagtatcgttccactgaagactgtatttgacaattattattttcagttattcaatcgttagcaacgaaatttgattgattggtTTAGTACTACTATGctcgaataaacatgcaaataaaaagattcaataattaaataatgaaatataatatctaaaatggttgattaaaattcaataagaaatgaatttgttgggaatttcagttcacctacccctcgttaattaattaattcgtttgATAGTGActgtatgcttccgacaggatttcctattcaatttaacacactctctcgagctatgccaaactaattctactcaatgaagtaattaaatgtaacgccccagatttgacgactgtcctcactgtaccaagacgagtctttccagcatgcttatgtcctcactcacacgcaccctaggaaacttcccaggatgtcacccatcccaaaattgccccaagccAAGCaggcttaactttggagttcttatgtgatgagctaccgaaaagaagatgcaccttcgtaatatgagtagtacaaatcaaatcttttaatcatcttcaactgtacagtccattaaaTTGAACAGtcttggaatccctctcattcccgtgtgggatcggttcattcatgttccctccacctagaagtctgccaggagccgctcattgtccgtgcaactgatggcaccgacgatcaacccccgccctcttcggctccgtgcctcacatgcccaccagcttccgcttggttcgtccccgaaccacaccgtactaagagagttcggctctgataccaactgaaacgtctacccgtttttaaaagtgcggaaaatatattttttttaaaaaaaaaaactcgcaTTTAcaaatgaacatttaaaataatcatatttatttgaCCATAAAATAGCGcggtttaaaataattaaacttaTCCAGAATCATACGTAAATATGAACGAAGGAAAATCTTAAAATCGTCAATGTTTGGAAACATTCATCTCCTCACAACACTCATAGTCAAAAATGCGGAAAAAGTGcagtcctcgggtcgtgtcgccaccatgtctgcctactcagagttcggcacctccagtctcctcataatttagctcacctgcatcccacacgcctagtgagtctaaagattcaacacacatgtaacatgaataacaagtacatatacatagcacacagcagtaaaaaatatcatactcaacatatatttcatgaacttaaaagcataacgtaaacttgttgtgtaaaatcatatcgtgtcaaagcatgtcatctcatttcatcatatacgtaaacgtgtcgtgtaaaatcatgtcgtgtcaaatcatgtcatctcatatcatcatatacgctGTCAAGACAgctcatcatgtcatcataaacttaaaacattttcttttaattgaattcaattcattagttgtgactttcgtatcagctctatcaatggatccatctataaaaaccGTGGGgcagtacatatacatagcacacagcagtgaaaaatatcatactcaacatatatttcatgaacttaaaagcataacgtaaacttgttgtgtaaaatcatatcgtgtcaaagcatgtcatctcatttcatcatatacgtaaatgtgtcgtgtaaaatcatgtcgtgtcaaatcatgtcatctcatatcatcatatacgtgtcaagacagctcatcatgtcatcataaacttaaaacattttcttttaattgaattcaattcattagttgtgactttcgtatcagctctatcgtatcagctctatcaatggatccatctataaaaaccgtggggcggcgggggacatcagcgacagcattacccgccaactgagcccgggcctcagctcatcatatctcatatcatgtcaatggaaatacgatcgtcgggctccctctggggcttctcccgtaaacgggctccctctgggccttttccctcacgatatctccaatcatatcatcatgtcatcgtgtcatagtattagtcacaactaaatcacttccttcaaaacgtgtcatcatattcatcacttaataaaatcatgcatatacgtaatttttcctttaaaccaagcatgcaccgtatttattataatttcataaaaattcataaacatgatgcataaacattacGTGATAAAATgagctcagggcgctgccaggaccaaaatctcaaccCGGGGGCAAAATGACatttttgcccctggaaacccaaatattaccattttacccctggacgttaAATTTAActtctttgacattttcttaattccattgactctaacatgtcccaaataattatttaagcctacttgaactttcccatatttttatttggcttaaaatcTATGACTTTTagattaatctttaaatataacatattaagacgttttaatcccgaattaaaccaaatatttcccaatttaaaaacttagacttctaataattatttgagcttaaatataatttctcataattttattaagcttaaatctaggcgtttcaatttaatttcttaattaatgtTTCGTACGGTGATTAactcccgaataaatccaaaactccttattttgatccgaaacttaccaaactgctaaaatatcccaaaacataattaaaagtatccctagatgtaaactcgagcccatttcataacttaaccgaattgttttaaaatttggaccggtgtcccggttttaacccgaattaaACAGAAACTAAACCGAAATCTTCTCaactttttatcatattttaaaaacacCTAAAAGACACTAAAAACTCTAAAACCAGATCCAAAACTttcggtagaaaattaccgcccgagtgcAATCCTTTCTTGAGATTTGCTGCTCGGATCacctctcgcgcccgagcggtgaaattctaccgctcgggcacgaGTCTTTTGTAAGTTTTTTTCCTTGGCTCGCACACTTTGCTCCAATTTTGATTTTTCGGTCATTTTGCCTGCAAATTTGTCACACACAAGTGAGAAATTATAAAATGCATATGCTTACTCTAAAAAGAACAAAATGTCAATgaaatgtacgcatgcacaatgcaaacatacacaaactaatgcaataaaacacgtaaaaaccacacctatcaaccccctcatactaaccttttgcttgcCCTCAAGCAAAAATAGGTTACAGACAACTACCAAAACATGAAACAAACACACAGTGAAAGCACTAAAATAACTAGACTGATGACGAAGTAGCAAACTGACATCTCTTGCCTCAGCGGGTTTGTGAACCACATCTAGTTAGTCAAAACACAACATCCATTAATACCCCTTTTCAAAACCTCACAAAACATTtatatttttccaaaaagtGTGGTCGTGTGTGCTGTGGATTTTTCTAGCTTGTGTTTCAGACAGTTTTATTCGCAAAACATGTGGGTCGCCGAATCAATAAGTCCACGCAAGTTTATCTTTCCTGGGTTCTGTTTCCATTTGGGACCAACCAGTAAACAAAAAAAGTGGTAGAGTTTCATAGTTGAACATCAAAATATAGGGAGTCAATAGCCATAAATGCTCACGTGGTTCAGAAAGATTGGGAGTACGTAGATCATTTTCACTATGCACTTGTCAGAAATTTTCTTTTACATTCCTCAacgccttacatctccatctttttagcCTTGGGATAAGATTTCATCCCCTTttggctcccccacaccttacatccccttttaaataatttttttttgccgCATAGTTTTCTCATGCGTACTCCCTAGGTTTGGGATATAGAGTATGTTTATTTATCTGGCCTAGGGATGAATTTTTCGGTCCTATGCACGATTGGGGTGAAGTATTTTCTATGTGAGTTTATGCTAATGGTTGGTCATTCATTTCAACAGGTAATCATTCAAGTTCTACTCGCATCTTATGTTTCTCCAGTTCCCCTCACAGATTATTTTGAACTTAACTGTCATCGACACCACTATCAAAATCCACTATGTGTGCATAAAAAGATTGCAATTCACCGGGGGATTCATAACGAGTGAAAAGACTAAGCAACATGCTGTTCATTTAGCCCAAAATCATCTTTGGCTACCAATTTACTAGTTTCACCGTCATCTGACACTCATGCAAGACAAATACGAAAAacgaccccctcatactaaggGTGTGCAATGTTCCCattgcacaaaaaaaaaaacaaaacacagAATTGCACACACGAATGCAAACACGGAATAAAACTGCAAACTAAATGCTAGACTGAAACAACGGTAAGAAATAAAACATAAAGCaggaaaaaaaactcaaattaaaaaaaaaacgcgAAGAAAAGGGAAACAGTGAACTCCCCTGATCAAGGCTCCTACTCGTCTTGCTCCGGTGGCGGCTCTCCTAAATCCTCCAGTCTCATCCTCATTGGCTTTCTCCATGGATGGTTGGCATTAAAGTATGCCACTATTTCAGCTTTTTCTTCGTCCAAATCGTCATCCTCCAATTCAGTTGTGAGGGTGGCTTCCAATGGGTCTTTCATGGCCTCCTGCACAAAATTACACACAAGCGAATCCACATcatcaattctaaaacaatTATCGGTGTacagtgtgtgcttaagagcaGTAAAGACGTCAAAAGTAATTTCTTCTTCGCCCACTCttaatctcaacttcccttcttgaacATCAATCAGGGCCTTGCCACTCGCAAGGAATGGTTTCCCCAAAATCAAGGGCATCTCCACgtcttcctccatgtcaagtactACAAAATCTGCAGGAATTATGATTTTTTCCACCTTTACCAGGACGTCCTCTATGACTCCTCGCGGGTATTTGACAAATCTGTCTGCTAGTTGCAAGGACATCCTCATTGGCTTAGGTTCTCGTAATCCGAGTTTCCTGAATACAGATAACGGCATAAGATTTATACTTTCTCCAAGATCACACAAGGctttatgaaaaaaaatatcacCAATTacgcaaggaatagaaaaattCCCTGGTTTTTTTAGTTTCGGTGGTATCTTGTTTTGTACCAATGCAGGGCAGTTCTCAGTCAAGTTTaccgtcatgtgatcctccaacttccGCTTTTTAGCTAAAATGTCCTTCAGAAATTTAGCATAGCTCGGCATTTGCATCAGagcatcagcaaaaggaatATTAATGTTCAATTCTTTGAATACCTCcaagaacttaccgaatagtgCATCCAATTTAGCCTTTTTTAATGCTGCAGGGAAAGGTGGGGGAATTGCAATTGTAGATTGTGTAGTTGGTGTGGGTGTAGATTTAGAAGATTTATTTATAGATGTGCAACCGCTCCGTCTCATTgatcttctttttctttctctTCATGTTCAAGTACTTTTCCGCTCCTCAACGCTATggctttcacttgctctttCGGGTTAGTTTCCGTGTTGCTCGGCAAGGTGCCCGGTTCTCTGCTCGTGATCATTTTAGCCAACTGACCTATCTGATTCTCCAAGCCTTTTATTGATGCATCCTGGTTTTGCAGTTTAGTCTCGGTGGCTGAaatgaacttagacatcatttgCTCCAAACTAGATTTCTCATCTCGAGGCTCATGTCGATACATCGGTTGCTTACTATACTGTTGTCCTCCTCGTGGTCGAGCCTGACTGCCTTGaacaccccatgagaagtttgGGTGTTGTctccatccaggattgtatgtATTTGAATAAGGATCATTCTTCTGACGGTTTTGAATCCCCACTTGATTCACTGGTGCCTCCTCTTTCACATAGAAAGGACCACTGTCTTGACAATCCTTAACATAGTGTTCTCCTCcgcatttttcaaaaaatatctcTTGCAGGCGCATCTCTGTCCCGTTTACGTTCATGTTGTCTATTTTCCTGTTAAGTGCTTCTAATTGTGCAGTGATAGCTGAAAAATCAGTTACCTGGTGTACTCCTGCATTCCTTCGCTGAGTGTTCCTCTCAGATTAAGGGTGATAGCTGCTAGTAGCCATCTCCTCTAGTAACTCATACCCCTCTTCGGCCATTTTCCTCAACAGATTTCCGCATGCCGCAGCATCTATCATGGTTCGGTTAGATGAAATTAAACCATAAGGAATCGGCAAagaaatttttccaaaaataggtgGCGGTCGGGCGGTataaaattaccgctcgagcgccacacctTCTGTAACTTGCATGGGGAAATGCGGcagtcgcgctcgggcggtagaaaattaccccCCGAGCGCCGAGTATtctgtaagttttcttctcggTAAGCAtttctcgcgcccgggcggtagcggttgaaaattaccgcccgagcgccatccTCTCTGGAGATTTGCTGCTCGGATCACCTCTCGCGCCCGAGTGGTGAGTCTTTTGTAAGTTTTTTTCCTTGGCTCGCACACTTTGCTGCAATTTCGGTTTTCCGGTCATTTTGCCTGCAAATTTGTCACTCACAAGTGAGAAATGATAAAATGCATATGCTTactctaaaacgaacaaaatgtcaatgaaatgtacgcatgcacaatgcaaacacacacaaactaatgcaataaaacacgtaatAACCACACCTATCAAATTAGATCGAATtttgttttaaaccaagcggaaactcgaaataatcattcgttaagaatgCGAATCagtttaaacttttaaattgtgcaaattgattaaatattttacgGAGGATCAATTCtttcatatatcagttcagttatggtgaaaactTGACTGATAACAgcttgaactgatcaaatcagttttaaaacgaaagttaagcagttaaatacacaagatatgtatatggatgttcgaaaacttcaactgctcctatatcaccccttctaccacctcgggtaggttctactagaaaactttgatttatacaatacctTGTATAAAttcactcagcttaggacttaccctactGCCTAACTTAACTCCTAGCCTGGACTGAAGACAAcgccttccagccaacacttgtttaacttcTATGTgtgaaagactacatacactagttttacgtctttgtgcaagactctgTTAGCTAGTCAATAAGCTCAACTCTctatatatgtgagtgattttctgtgtgcgtgtgtgagaactgaactagGAATACAAgacgaaggtgttctcacacacttgAGAATTTTGCTTCTATGCTAAGAAGTTGGCATGCCCTATTTCTCTTTAGAACTTCACACACTTCTTGTTattgtcttcactgatcttcatcttctatttataggcacgAAACTTGATCGTACAacgagactcaattattgtatctgttgcattttAAGTATGTTCCTCGATATTTGTCTTGTATTTTCCGACAACCATTCGGGACGTTTTGACTTTAAGCACTGCTGCAAtgtcattattgtcctttgactggacaaaagcttttcctccgtttgcacagctggattccattgaataagcttgtcgtttTTCGCAAAATGATTCATGCATAACTGATGTTCTGAGCTGgtaagttgaactgatctttaaCCGGttcggtgaaatcagttggctcgtcatttgaactgatttcactgcttTAGTTGAACTGGTTAGCtggactcttcatcagttgatcTCTTCATCAGCTGTCCGGGCTTCTGAAGTTCTTCTGCTGAACTgtctatcagctggacaatcaattGAACTGGTGTTTTGATATTTCAATTGAACTGATTCAATTTAGGCAATCAGTTGgagctttcagtttgcgtctcgatagcttcagttttggcttgataactGATCATTTTgaatcctgatcagtttcagtttctgcgcacttaggtaaattcattagaaacaaaataacaagttttgttaacatcaaaatcaagattgcaaacatgaaatgttccaacaatctcccccttttttatgatcacaaaacttgagtgATCAAAacgatttaaaattttactgaTTCTCCCTATTTGTgaatcaaaaacatttaaaacgattaaaaagaatttttcagttcgagggataagaaAGCTCTCCTTCATGAACTGATTTTAAAAatgagttaaaaaaaatttaaaacatttttcagttcgagggataattCTAAAGAAAACTCCTCCTtaataattgaattaaaaactccccttcaaaaatataatcatttacgtGATTTTAACAATGAGTTTTAGCATCATTTAACATTCAAGCAGTTCGGGCAACACATATGAAAATAGCAGTTCagttacataaaaaataattggataaatgatgtttatttaatcaaatacgcGTCCCTTTTGTACATTTAAGCGAACCAAATTTGTTAAAGGAAAGTGCTACTataatagaaaattttaaacaacatcaaatatcagttAGTTTATACATGCTAGAACTTGTTATACCAACAAATGGACAAATTGAATGCTTTGAAATGCGGCAATGATTTTGAGTCTCTTTTTGCCACAAGAGCAGCTAATTTGTcttggacttgatctctgtgctggctaactggtcAAGCTGACTCAAACTGaactcaactgatgctgaaccgcaTTAATCATCTACTGTGATCTGATATGGCAGTTAAGCGACGGTATAcagctgatgattaagctctaATTTAATCATCTAGCATTTCAGCTTAGCTGGGTTTTGTCTGTTTATCAGCTTGAACTGGCAGGAtggcaactgaaatcttgtccaTCGATCAGTTTAGCTGTTCTGCTGTCAGTTGAACTCAAAACCCTGCAAGCTGCTAAAACAACAAAGTTGTggagtcgagagaagtggctacaaaGTTAGTTGCAGAGCCAAAAACCTTATTTATTCCCACGACAATctcacataaaatttttaagagtGTTTtgaaaactattttaaatacaattttgaaacatattttaaaatattagctttcaaatgtccttcttagaacaactagctctgataccaattaatAGGATCGGTTCGGGCACCTTTGAAGATACTTCAAACACAattcaatgagctgcaatagctcgtgttttaGGAATGTAAACAccaatgaattagatcgagtctggtttaaaccaagcgaaaaattctcgaaataatcattcgttaagaaagctaatcagtttaaagcttttaacttgtgtaaactaaTTAACTGAAATGTGACGAATACTACTTTAAAATGCtgctaatattttttttaaagctcacatttttgaaaataaacatttaaatattttgcatgcatacaaccttactgaaaaatatgccatttaaaaataatcataaattctTTACAAATAAACTAGTGCAGTTTAAAATTGCCGACACTGCATAATATGTGTATATAAAAATAACTCTAATAAACATCCTGATAAGCATCACCAGAACAAAATCATCGTATCAAAATGTTCATGTCCACTCAAACTCATAAAAAGGTGATGTACATAAAAGTGTGGTCCTTGGGTcgtgtgcgcacatccagccctaCCTACTCAGAATTCGGCACCTCCTGTCCCCTCATTGAcatgctcacctacatcattctcaccgagtgagtctaaagactcaacacacctgtaccgtgagaacaaatatatatatatacacacatatcatgcagcagtgaaaaataccatattcaacatacatttcatgatcatggAAAATCGTATGCAATATCTTAACCTGTCAAACATAATAACAATTATagcacatatcatcatatcaccctatacatgttcattttattaatttgattttttttcgtCAGCTGTGATTTTCGTattatcatgtcagtcgatgaatccatctacgtgtaagtGCAGTACCTGGCGGCGGTTATATCAGCACAACATTATCCacccactgagccttggccttacatatcattgtattaacatatttgtattagtcacaaccaactccattatttcaaaaacatgtcatcatattcatcacttaataaaacatgcatgtacataaacttttcttaaaatcaagcatgcaacgtaattttcataattacataaaaatcatatacatgatgcataaaaatttaaaaacataataaatttgagCTCAGGCCGttgccaggactaaaaactcacATCGGGTGCagaatgaccattttgcccctggaaacccaaaatgacagTTTCAACCccggacctcaaaatttcgatctgaagcttaccaaactccttaaaacatcccaaaacataattaaaagtatttcttagacgtaaaatcgagcaCGTTTCAAagcttaactgatcagttttaaaACTATGGCCGAG contains the following coding sequences:
- the LOC142505031 gene encoding uncharacterized protein LOC142505031, whose protein sequence is MRRSGCTSINKSSKSTPTPTTQSTIAIPPPFPAALKKAKLDALFGKFLEVFKELNINIPFADALMQMPSYAKFLKDILAKKRKLEDHMTVNLTENCPALVQNKIPPKLKKPGNFSIPCVIGDIFFHKALCDLGESINLMPLSVFRKLGLREPKPMRMSLQLADRFVKYPRGVIEDVLVKVEKIIIPADFVVLDMEEDVEMPLILGKPFLASGKALIDVQEGKLRLRVGEEEITFDVFTALKHTLYTDNCFRIDDVDSLVCNFVQEAMKDPLEATLTTELEDDDLDEEKAEIVAYFNANHPWRKPMRMRLEDLGEPPPEQDE